Proteins encoded in a region of the Frondihabitans sp. 762G35 genome:
- a CDS encoding ROK family protein, with protein MTMERAMNSPQVLRRINSEAVLRFALAKSAFGASEAMEATGLTRSTVISLCEGLIELGWLEKLPNARTSGGGEYSKGRPAGRYRLRETSGHLVGIDAGQHTVTAVVADLRGKVLARETAALADDGLDPALRLEAAARTVHDALASCGVDASTVHATVIGVPAPVDLEGRSPDGHEHYWATMNPGFADALPGLGRIVVDNDANLAATAERTLGAGVTSTSFAALLSGERFGAGLIVDDVLIRGRHGGAGEMRALDLVEGVGSAAGLAALARDWAQEERLVGAIPPTSPLARMPLAELTAARVFEAAEAGDPGSIVIVRRLGERLARICLVLASLLDVERIVLVGALAASAGGVLEEARAVLRDEFYPPVPELVASPLGADAVVLGAVARGLGLVRAEPLAFVPAGAAAGAAAPAAAPAPARARARA; from the coding sequence ATGACGATGGAACGGGCGATGAATTCCCCGCAGGTTCTGCGTCGGATCAACTCCGAGGCGGTGCTCCGCTTCGCCCTCGCGAAGAGCGCCTTCGGGGCGAGCGAGGCGATGGAGGCGACCGGTCTCACCCGCTCGACCGTCATCAGCCTTTGCGAGGGCCTGATCGAGCTCGGATGGCTCGAGAAGCTGCCGAACGCCCGCACGAGCGGTGGCGGCGAGTACAGCAAGGGGCGTCCGGCCGGTCGCTACCGTCTGCGGGAGACGTCCGGCCACCTCGTGGGGATCGACGCAGGCCAGCACACGGTGACGGCGGTCGTGGCCGACCTGCGGGGGAAGGTCCTCGCGCGCGAGACCGCAGCGCTGGCCGACGACGGGCTGGATCCCGCCCTCCGACTCGAGGCCGCGGCCCGGACCGTCCACGATGCCCTCGCCTCCTGCGGCGTCGACGCGTCGACCGTGCACGCGACCGTCATCGGCGTCCCCGCGCCGGTCGACCTCGAGGGACGCTCGCCCGACGGCCACGAGCACTACTGGGCGACCATGAACCCCGGCTTCGCCGACGCCCTGCCCGGCCTCGGCCGGATCGTCGTCGACAACGACGCGAACCTGGCCGCCACGGCGGAGCGCACGCTCGGCGCCGGCGTCACGTCCACCTCGTTCGCGGCGCTCCTGTCGGGCGAGCGGTTCGGTGCGGGTCTCATCGTCGACGACGTGCTGATCCGGGGGCGCCACGGCGGAGCCGGCGAGATGCGCGCGCTCGACCTCGTCGAGGGGGTCGGCTCGGCCGCCGGCCTCGCGGCGCTCGCGCGCGACTGGGCGCAGGAGGAACGGCTCGTCGGGGCGATCCCACCCACGTCACCCCTCGCGCGCATGCCGCTCGCCGAACTTACCGCCGCGCGCGTCTTCGAGGCGGCCGAGGCGGGCGACCCCGGCAGCATCGTGATCGTGCGGCGTCTCGGCGAACGCCTGGCCCGGATCTGCCTCGTGCTCGCGAGCCTGCTCGACGTCGAGCGGATCGTGCTCGTCGGCGCCCTCGCCGCCTCCGCGGGCGGCGTGCTGGAGGAGGCGCGGGCGGTGCTCCGCGACGAGTTCTACCCGCCGGTGCCCGAGCTCGTGGCGTCGCCCCTCGGGGCCGACGCGGTCGTGCTCGGCGCCGTCGCCCGGGGGCTCGGGCTCGTGCGGGCGGAGCCGCTGGCGTTCGTGCCCGCGGGCGCGGCGGCTGGCGCCGCTGCTCCCGCCGCTGCTCCCGCGCCCGCCCGCGCCCGCGCTCGCGCCTGA
- a CDS encoding alpha-amylase family protein, with protein MPQTPPDFATRRDVEGRRLESLLRRIYGDDPRLDRELAALLADVDAAWRQRPDALKILDRKRQGDPEWFESNRMLAGVCYVDRYAGTLRGLLEHVPYFRELGLTYLHLMPLFQAPSPNSDGGYAVSSYRHVDPALGTMDDLRATATELRDNGISLAVDFVFNHTSNEHAWAKGALAGDPAYDDFYWIYPDREMPDAFERTTREIFPEDHPGSFVPLPDGRWVWATFHTFQWDLNYGNPAVFRAMANEMLFLANQGVEILRMDAVAFIWKKLGTSCENLPEAHLLLQAFNAVCRIVAPGLLFLSEAIVHPDDVVEYMSPDECQLSYNPLQMALIWNSLATRDSRMLGQALATRHATPPGTAWVNYVRSHDDIGWTFADEDAALLGIDGTDHRSFLNRFYVDRFPGSFARGVAFQTNEKTGDSRIAGTTASLAGLEAGDEGAVRRILLAHSIALSTGGLPLIYLGDEVGQLNDYRYADEPGKRDDSRWVGRPRYPAGRYADRHDARTSAGAIYAGLRHLIALRSTHPVFAGGELVPFDTHDAQLLGYQQPGAGSASSPGSASSPCSVGLAVFANLADDMRTIESTTLSGLAALAPEWIDLVTGSVVDLTQGLRLGPQGFVWLVPAGSSV; from the coding sequence ATGCCCCAGACGCCCCCCGATTTCGCCACCCGTCGCGACGTCGAGGGGCGGCGGCTCGAGAGCCTCCTGCGGCGCATCTACGGCGACGACCCCCGGCTCGACCGCGAACTGGCGGCGCTCCTGGCCGACGTCGATGCGGCCTGGCGGCAGCGGCCCGACGCGCTCAAGATCCTCGACCGGAAGCGGCAGGGCGACCCGGAGTGGTTCGAGTCCAACCGCATGCTCGCGGGGGTCTGCTACGTCGACCGCTACGCGGGGACGCTCCGCGGGCTCCTCGAGCACGTGCCGTACTTCCGTGAGCTGGGGCTCACCTACCTCCACCTGATGCCGCTGTTCCAGGCGCCGTCGCCGAACTCCGACGGCGGGTACGCGGTCTCGAGCTACCGGCACGTGGATCCTGCGCTCGGCACCATGGACGACCTCCGCGCGACCGCGACCGAGCTCCGCGACAACGGCATCTCGCTGGCCGTCGACTTCGTCTTCAACCACACGTCGAACGAGCACGCCTGGGCGAAGGGCGCCCTCGCGGGCGATCCCGCCTACGACGACTTCTACTGGATCTACCCCGACCGGGAGATGCCCGACGCGTTCGAGCGCACGACCCGCGAGATCTTCCCCGAGGACCACCCCGGCTCGTTCGTCCCGTTGCCCGACGGGCGGTGGGTCTGGGCCACGTTCCACACCTTCCAGTGGGATCTCAACTATGGCAATCCCGCCGTGTTCCGCGCGATGGCGAACGAGATGCTGTTCCTCGCGAACCAGGGCGTCGAGATCCTGCGGATGGACGCCGTCGCGTTCATCTGGAAGAAGCTCGGCACCTCGTGCGAGAACCTCCCCGAGGCGCACCTGCTCCTGCAGGCCTTCAACGCGGTGTGCCGCATCGTCGCGCCGGGTCTCCTCTTCCTCTCCGAGGCGATCGTGCACCCCGACGACGTCGTCGAGTACATGAGCCCCGACGAGTGCCAGCTCAGCTATAACCCGCTTCAGATGGCGCTCATCTGGAACTCCCTGGCGACCCGCGACAGCAGGATGCTCGGCCAGGCGCTCGCCACCCGCCACGCCACCCCGCCCGGCACCGCGTGGGTCAACTACGTGCGCAGTCACGACGACATCGGCTGGACCTTCGCCGACGAGGACGCCGCCCTCCTCGGCATCGACGGCACCGACCACCGCTCGTTCCTCAACCGCTTCTACGTCGACCGGTTCCCGGGCAGCTTCGCCCGCGGCGTCGCCTTCCAGACCAACGAGAAGACCGGCGACAGCAGGATCGCGGGCACCACGGCCTCCCTCGCCGGGCTCGAGGCGGGTGACGAGGGGGCGGTCCGCAGGATCCTGCTGGCCCACTCGATCGCGCTCAGCACCGGGGGCCTCCCGCTGATCTACCTCGGCGACGAGGTGGGCCAGCTCAACGACTACCGCTACGCCGACGAGCCCGGCAAGCGCGACGACAGCCGGTGGGTCGGGCGGCCGCGGTATCCGGCGGGCCGCTACGCCGACCGGCACGACGCGCGGACCAGCGCCGGGGCGATCTACGCGGGGCTGCGGCACCTGATCGCGCTGCGGTCGACGCACCCGGTGTTCGCCGGCGGAGAGCTGGTGCCGTTCGACACGCACGACGCGCAGCTCCTGGGGTATCAGCAGCCGGGCGCCGGTTCGGCTTCGTCGCCCGGCTCAGCTTCGTCGCCCTGCTCGGTCGGGCTGGCCGTGTTCGCGAACTTGGCCGACGACATGCGGACGATCGAGTCGACCACCCTGTCCGGGCTGGCGGCGCTGGCGCCGGAGTGGATCGACCTCGTCACGGGGTCCGTCGTGGACCTGACGCAGGGGCTGCGGCTCGGGCCGCAGGGGTTCGTGTGGCTGGTGCCGGCGGGTTCGTCCGTCTGA
- a CDS encoding siderophore-interacting protein: protein MFRAAVVRSERVTPSVQRVTVAGDELDSFDWVGFDQWFRLFLRRPGQEELIAPPVTGSGWWPAYLAMPEEHRPHCANYTVADFRPRASCPSGVSELDIDFVVHRGPDGALEGRAAIWACGARPGEPVVLLDQGVLFDAPSDASSVLVVAEETGLPAAVGIARSLPQDAVGRLILEVPTAADRRPLHAPAGVEVTWVVRAEPAAVPGAAALAALREHVPADDRGYAFVVGESTLATAGRRHLHRAGLPKSRITFSGFWKHEARVPAHA, encoded by the coding sequence ATGTTCCGCGCCGCCGTCGTCCGCAGCGAGCGCGTCACCCCGTCCGTCCAGCGGGTCACCGTGGCCGGCGACGAGCTCGATTCGTTCGACTGGGTCGGATTCGACCAGTGGTTCCGGCTGTTCCTCCGCCGCCCCGGCCAGGAGGAGCTCATCGCCCCGCCCGTGACCGGGTCGGGCTGGTGGCCCGCCTACCTCGCCATGCCCGAGGAGCACCGACCGCACTGCGCCAACTACACGGTGGCCGATTTCCGGCCTCGCGCATCCTGCCCGTCCGGGGTCTCCGAGCTCGACATCGACTTCGTCGTGCACCGCGGCCCCGACGGCGCGCTGGAGGGCCGCGCGGCGATCTGGGCCTGCGGCGCCCGACCCGGCGAGCCGGTCGTGCTCCTCGACCAGGGCGTCCTGTTCGACGCACCGTCCGACGCGAGCAGCGTCCTCGTCGTCGCCGAGGAGACCGGGCTCCCGGCCGCCGTCGGCATCGCGCGCTCCCTCCCGCAGGATGCAGTGGGCCGCCTCATCCTGGAGGTCCCGACGGCCGCGGATCGCCGGCCGCTCCACGCCCCGGCCGGGGTCGAGGTCACCTGGGTGGTCCGCGCCGAGCCCGCCGCCGTCCCGGGGGCGGCCGCTCTGGCGGCCCTGCGCGAGCACGTCCCGGCGGACGACCGCGGCTACGCGTTCGTCGTCGGCGAGTCGACCCTGGCCACGGCCGGGCGCCGGCACCTGCACCGCGCGGGGCTGCCGAAGTCGCGCATCACGTTCTCCGGCTTCTGGAAGCACGAGGCGCGCGTCCCCGCGCACGCCTGA
- a CDS encoding TetR/AcrR family transcriptional regulator: MGDRRAMTRQGILAVAAEAFVAQGYAATTLREIGRLADVDAALVIHYFGSKEKLFLEALALAQPDQPLLEGPTSTLGERFIRFVLTADEQVRAIYLALIRGSDTDGVAARVRHRHEVDFVEPLRARLTGPDAELRARLAAALVGGLLYALWVVGDEVLLATDHEVLVVRYGRLLQELIDPVA; the protein is encoded by the coding sequence ATGGGTGACCGACGGGCGATGACGAGGCAGGGCATCCTGGCGGTCGCCGCCGAGGCCTTCGTGGCGCAGGGCTACGCCGCGACCACGCTGCGGGAGATCGGACGGCTGGCCGACGTCGACGCCGCCCTCGTGATCCACTACTTCGGATCGAAGGAGAAGCTGTTCCTGGAGGCCCTGGCGCTCGCGCAGCCCGACCAGCCGCTGCTCGAAGGGCCCACGTCGACGCTCGGTGAGCGGTTCATCCGCTTCGTCCTGACGGCCGACGAGCAGGTGCGGGCGATCTACCTGGCGCTGATCCGGGGGAGCGACACGGACGGGGTGGCGGCGCGAGTGAGGCACCGGCACGAGGTCGACTTCGTCGAGCCGCTGCGCGCGCGACTGACCGGGCCGGATGCGGAGCTCCGGGCACGACTCGCCGCGGCGCTCGTCGGCGGGCTGCTCTACGCGCTCTGGGTCGTGGGCGACGAGGTGCTGCTGGCGACCGACCACGAGGTGCTCGTCGTCCGGTACGGGCGGCTCCTGCAGGAGCTGATCGACCCGGTCGCCTAG
- a CDS encoding SDR family NAD(P)-dependent oxidoreductase has protein sequence MSDSVVILTGQSTIGTWLDHPEGRGLLLDLLAPAGTTAETLAPARGMALQQLVAMSGGALPQEAIDGIVRAANGGELPETDESAGFQEIVTPGRFAGRTVVVTGAGSGIGRATASRVAREGGRVIAVDIADKGLIALAEELPDAEIVTVTGDITSQDDIDAVVAAAGERIDALANVAGVNDDFSPLHETSDATWDRVMAINVTGAFKLTRAILPAMIAAESGSVVNIASEAGLRGNASGNAYTVSKHAVIGMTKSAAFMYGPRGIRVNAVAPGGVATGIPFPPHVSEEGSARLRPFQAAIPSLATAAELAASITFLLSADSVNINGVVLPSDGGWSVQ, from the coding sequence ATGTCCGACAGCGTCGTCATCCTCACGGGTCAGTCCACGATCGGGACCTGGCTCGACCACCCCGAGGGGCGCGGGCTCCTGCTCGACCTCCTCGCTCCGGCCGGTACGACGGCGGAGACTCTCGCCCCCGCGCGGGGCATGGCTCTGCAGCAGCTGGTCGCCATGTCCGGCGGCGCTCTCCCGCAGGAGGCGATCGACGGGATCGTCCGCGCGGCGAACGGCGGCGAGCTCCCCGAGACGGACGAGTCCGCCGGTTTCCAGGAGATCGTCACGCCGGGTCGGTTCGCCGGGAGGACCGTCGTCGTCACCGGCGCCGGATCGGGCATCGGCCGAGCGACCGCCTCGCGTGTCGCCCGCGAGGGAGGCCGCGTGATCGCCGTCGACATCGCCGACAAGGGCCTGATCGCCCTCGCCGAGGAGCTCCCCGACGCCGAGATCGTCACCGTGACCGGCGACATCACCAGCCAGGACGACATCGACGCCGTCGTGGCGGCCGCCGGCGAGCGCATCGACGCCCTGGCGAACGTGGCGGGCGTCAACGACGACTTCTCCCCGCTGCACGAGACCTCGGACGCCACCTGGGACCGCGTCATGGCGATCAACGTGACGGGCGCGTTCAAGCTGACCCGCGCGATCCTGCCCGCCATGATCGCGGCAGAATCCGGATCGGTCGTCAACATCGCGTCGGAGGCGGGCCTGCGCGGCAACGCCTCGGGGAACGCGTACACCGTGTCGAAGCACGCGGTCATCGGCATGACGAAGAGCGCCGCGTTCATGTACGGACCGCGCGGGATCCGCGTCAACGCCGTCGCCCCCGGCGGGGTGGCCACGGGCATCCCGTTCCCGCCGCACGTCTCCGAGGAGGGGTCGGCGCGGCTCCGGCCGTTCCAGGCGGCGATCCCGTCGCTCGCCACGGCGGCCGAACTGGCGGCGTCGATCACGTTCCTTCTCAGCGCCGACTCGGTCAACATCAACGGCGTCGTGCTGCCGTCGGACGGCGGCTGGTCGGTGCAGTAG
- a CDS encoding DoxX family protein: MSTRTSIPRTIARVTLGGVLAFAGVTHLTSARESFQAQVPEWVPLPKDTVVLASGVVEIALGSGLVLLGGHQRGIGNLAALFFTAIFPGNISQFVTKTSALGLDTDRKRAVRLVFQPLLVAVALWSTRAPKR; encoded by the coding sequence ATGAGCACTCGCACCAGCATCCCCCGCACGATCGCGCGCGTCACCCTCGGAGGCGTCCTCGCCTTCGCCGGCGTCACGCACCTGACGTCGGCGCGCGAGTCGTTCCAGGCGCAGGTGCCCGAGTGGGTGCCGCTGCCGAAGGACACCGTCGTCCTCGCCTCCGGTGTCGTCGAGATCGCGCTCGGCTCGGGTCTCGTCCTCCTCGGCGGCCACCAGCGCGGCATCGGGAACCTCGCGGCGCTGTTCTTCACGGCGATCTTCCCCGGGAACATCTCGCAGTTCGTCACCAAGACCTCCGCCCTCGGGCTCGACACCGACCGGAAGCGCGCCGTGCGGCTCGTCTTCCAGCCGCTGCTCGTGGCCGTGGCCCTCTGGTCGACGCGCGCCCCGAAGCGCTAG
- a CDS encoding MFS transporter, translating to MTRRLAFLFAVAGGAAVGNLYWSQPLLDFIARDLGTDTAAAGWLVTATQLGYALGIFLFVPLGDVLNRRILVPVALLCSAAALVASALAPTFGILLATLALVGLTTISGQILVPLAGDLSDDADRGRVVGTVVSGILIGILVSRTVAGLVAGALGWRAIYVVAAGLAILLAALLFAAIPRLEPRTTLRYPALLASVFAIVKRERAVRWSLVLGGTSFAVFTMFWTSLTFLLSAPPYRFGVTVIGLFGLVGLAGAVAAQRAGRLSDRGLGLPAIGVAWVLVLVAFVIAGLGAASVVAIVVAILVLDVAIQGHNITVQSRMFLVDASARSRINTAFVTSNFLCGAVGSGLASFLWAHGGWTAIMLAGAVLSGFALTVWAVGRRGPLRVGPQDAQALA from the coding sequence GTGACGCGCCGCCTCGCCTTCCTCTTCGCCGTCGCCGGTGGCGCCGCCGTCGGCAACCTCTACTGGTCGCAGCCGCTGCTCGACTTCATCGCCCGCGACCTCGGCACGGACACGGCAGCGGCCGGCTGGCTGGTGACCGCGACCCAGCTGGGCTACGCGCTCGGGATCTTCCTGTTCGTCCCGCTGGGCGACGTGCTGAACCGACGCATCCTGGTGCCCGTCGCCCTGCTCTGCTCCGCGGCGGCCCTCGTGGCCAGCGCCCTCGCGCCGACCTTCGGGATCCTGCTCGCGACCCTGGCGCTCGTGGGCCTGACGACGATCTCCGGGCAGATCCTGGTGCCGCTCGCCGGCGACCTCAGCGACGACGCCGACCGGGGGCGCGTCGTCGGCACGGTGGTGTCGGGCATCCTCATCGGCATCCTGGTCTCGCGGACGGTGGCCGGGCTGGTGGCCGGGGCGCTCGGGTGGCGCGCGATCTACGTCGTGGCCGCGGGGCTCGCGATCCTGCTGGCCGCCCTGCTCTTCGCGGCGATCCCGCGGCTCGAGCCGCGCACGACGCTCCGGTACCCGGCCCTGCTCGCCTCCGTGTTCGCGATCGTGAAGCGGGAGCGGGCGGTCCGCTGGAGCCTCGTGCTCGGCGGCACCTCGTTCGCCGTCTTCACGATGTTCTGGACCTCCCTCACCTTCCTCCTCAGCGCCCCGCCGTACCGGTTCGGCGTGACCGTGATCGGACTGTTCGGCCTCGTCGGCCTCGCGGGAGCGGTCGCCGCGCAGCGCGCCGGACGCCTCAGCGACCGCGGCCTCGGCCTCCCCGCGATCGGCGTCGCCTGGGTGCTCGTGCTCGTCGCCTTCGTGATCGCGGGGCTCGGCGCGGCGTCGGTCGTCGCGATCGTCGTCGCCATCCTGGTGCTCGATGTCGCGATCCAGGGGCACAACATCACGGTCCAGTCGCGGATGTTCCTGGTCGACGCGTCGGCTCGCAGCCGGATCAACACCGCCTTCGTCACGAGCAACTTCCTCTGCGGGGCGGTGGGCTCCGGCCTCGCGTCGTTCCTCTGGGCGCACGGCGGCTGGACCGCGATCATGCTCGCCGGAGCCGTCCTCAGCGGATTCGCCCTGACCGTCTGGGCGGTCGGTCGTCGCGGGCCCCTCCGGGTCGGACCGCAGGATGCCCAGGCTCTAGCCTGA
- the cls gene encoding cardiolipin synthase, which produces MPRIDLITATPLASAIKRKSWIAIVFLVIEYLIKVAAIGIVPENRKTGSSFAWLMLILFVPVIGLPLFLLLGSPYVRGRRHKLQGEMNDLITSQAKTHPLSEQYTRDIPGVDSIVAANRRLASLPLVTGRNEGLHGTYDDAIREMARAVDEARSTVHVEFYIMAWDDTTDVFFTALADAVKRGVTVRLLFDHIGTRGYPGYGEFKRRLTAAGIQWHPMMPIDLLHGRWRRPDLRNHRKLLVIDGRRGFMGSQNMIDSGYLKPKHARVGRHWKDLNIEVTGPIVDSLSAVFAIDWYTETNEAVPFEAYDPDDDVASSDRHDGAFQLVPSGPGFPTEPNLRMFVSLMHRAQHKLIITSPYFIPEDSLLTAITTAAYRGVEVELFVSEQADQFMVQHAQRSYYATLLDAGVKIYLYPKPTVLHAKHFTVDDEISVIGSSNMDMRSFALDYEIMLLGFGASLASELRTIQDGYRSASRLLTREAWSKEPWYRRYVDNVMRLTSDLQ; this is translated from the coding sequence ATGCCCCGGATCGACCTCATCACGGCGACCCCCCTCGCCTCCGCCATCAAGCGGAAGAGCTGGATCGCCATCGTCTTCCTCGTCATCGAGTACCTCATCAAGGTCGCGGCGATCGGGATCGTCCCGGAGAACCGCAAGACGGGGTCGTCGTTCGCCTGGCTGATGCTGATCCTGTTCGTCCCGGTGATCGGGCTCCCCCTCTTCCTCCTGCTCGGCAGCCCGTACGTGCGCGGTCGACGTCACAAGCTCCAGGGCGAGATGAACGACCTGATCACGAGCCAGGCGAAGACGCATCCCCTGTCGGAGCAGTACACGCGCGACATCCCCGGCGTCGACTCGATCGTCGCCGCGAACCGGCGCCTGGCGTCGCTGCCGCTCGTGACCGGTCGGAACGAGGGGCTGCACGGCACCTACGACGACGCGATCCGCGAGATGGCGCGCGCCGTCGACGAGGCCCGGTCGACCGTCCACGTCGAGTTCTACATCATGGCGTGGGACGACACGACCGACGTCTTCTTCACCGCCCTGGCCGACGCTGTGAAGCGCGGGGTCACGGTGCGGCTCCTGTTCGACCACATCGGCACTCGGGGGTATCCCGGCTACGGCGAGTTCAAGCGGCGGCTCACCGCGGCGGGTATCCAGTGGCACCCGATGATGCCGATCGACCTCCTCCACGGGCGGTGGCGGCGTCCCGATCTGCGCAACCACCGCAAGCTGCTGGTGATCGACGGGCGTCGCGGCTTCATGGGGTCGCAGAACATGATCGACTCCGGCTACCTCAAGCCGAAGCACGCTCGGGTCGGGCGGCACTGGAAAGACCTGAACATCGAGGTGACGGGGCCGATCGTCGACTCGCTCAGCGCCGTGTTCGCGATCGACTGGTACACCGAGACGAACGAGGCCGTGCCCTTCGAGGCGTACGACCCCGACGACGACGTCGCCTCGTCCGACCGGCACGACGGGGCGTTCCAGCTGGTGCCGTCGGGCCCCGGCTTCCCGACGGAGCCCAACCTCCGGATGTTCGTCTCGCTCATGCACCGCGCTCAGCACAAGCTGATCATCACGAGCCCGTACTTCATCCCCGAGGACTCCCTCCTCACGGCCATCACGACGGCCGCGTACCGGGGCGTGGAGGTCGAGCTCTTCGTCTCGGAGCAGGCGGACCAGTTCATGGTCCAGCACGCGCAGCGCTCCTACTACGCCACGCTGCTCGACGCCGGCGTGAAGATCTACCTGTACCCGAAGCCGACGGTCCTGCACGCCAAGCACTTCACGGTCGACGACGAGATCTCGGTCATCGGCTCGAGCAACATGGACATGCGCTCGTTCGCCCTCGACTACGAGATCATGCTGCTCGGCTTCGGCGCGTCGTTGGCGTCCGAGCTGCGGACGATCCAGGACGGCTACCGCTCGGCGTCGCGGCTCCTCACCCGCGAGGCGTGGAGCAAGGAGCCGTGGTACCGCCGCTACGTCGACAACGTGATGAGGCTGACCTCCGATCTGCAGTAG
- a CDS encoding putative quinol monooxygenase: MTTTRERPVADPTVLYAEFTALPGRADEVARLIDDYGDEVRRAAGTVAFVVHRKREDPACFFVYERYESEEAFQAHLSASASAAFNAVLRDLVADGGSSLTFLTDV; the protein is encoded by the coding sequence GTGACGACGACCCGGGAGCGGCCGGTCGCGGATCCGACCGTCCTCTACGCGGAGTTCACGGCGCTGCCGGGTCGCGCGGACGAGGTCGCGCGGCTGATCGACGACTACGGCGACGAGGTACGTCGGGCAGCGGGCACGGTGGCCTTCGTCGTGCATCGCAAGCGCGAGGATCCTGCCTGCTTCTTCGTCTACGAGCGGTACGAGTCGGAGGAGGCGTTCCAGGCGCACCTGTCGGCGTCGGCTTCGGCGGCGTTCAACGCGGTCCTGAGGGATCTCGTGGCGGACGGCGGCTCGAGCCTGACGTTCCTCACGGACGTCTGA
- a CDS encoding ATP-binding cassette domain-containing protein, giving the protein MTVTSSSSSSSSSPTQDAPIFEVTHISKNYGSVVALDDVSLSLRAGEVVGLVGDNGAGKSTLVKVLSGAHRPDAGQIFLRGEERQWKSPHDAMQAGIETLYQDSGLAPNLSVGANVFLGRELMAKGILGRLGFLADKRMDTEAHADLDRVGIGVASSDRTVAELSGGQRQAVAIGRAVAWARDVIILDEPTNHLGARQANEVLDVIKSAKAKGLGVIFISHTLPHVLQATDRVVVLRLGRIVCDAPTASFDAESLLGTITGLIPGPDASIAASAAASSASSS; this is encoded by the coding sequence ATGACCGTCACGTCGTCTTCATCGTCCTCGTCGTCGTCCCCGACCCAGGACGCCCCGATCTTCGAGGTCACCCACATCTCGAAGAACTACGGGAGCGTCGTCGCCCTCGACGACGTGAGCCTGTCGCTCCGGGCCGGCGAGGTCGTCGGCCTGGTCGGCGACAACGGCGCCGGCAAGTCGACGCTCGTGAAGGTGCTCTCCGGGGCGCACCGGCCCGACGCGGGCCAGATCTTCCTGCGCGGCGAGGAGCGGCAGTGGAAGTCGCCGCACGACGCCATGCAGGCCGGCATCGAGACGCTCTACCAGGACTCCGGTCTCGCGCCGAACCTCAGCGTCGGGGCGAACGTCTTCCTCGGCCGGGAGCTCATGGCCAAGGGCATCCTGGGGCGCCTGGGGTTCCTCGCCGACAAGCGCATGGACACGGAGGCGCACGCCGACCTCGACCGCGTCGGCATCGGCGTGGCGTCCTCGGACCGCACCGTGGCCGAGCTCTCCGGCGGTCAGCGCCAGGCGGTCGCGATCGGCCGCGCGGTGGCGTGGGCGCGCGACGTGATCATCCTCGACGAGCCGACCAACCACCTCGGTGCGCGGCAGGCCAACGAGGTCCTCGACGTCATCAAGTCCGCGAAGGCGAAGGGGCTCGGCGTCATCTTCATCTCGCACACGCTCCCGCACGTCCTCCAGGCCACCGACCGCGTCGTCGTGCTCCGCCTCGGGCGGATCGTCTGCGACGCCCCGACCGCGAGCTTCGACGCCGAGAGCCTGCTCGGGACGATCACCGGGCTCATCCCCGGGCCGGATGCGTCGATCGCGGCCTCAGCGGCGGCGAGCTCGGCGTCGTCGTCGTGA
- a CDS encoding ABC transporter permease — protein MVTFLTLGSGSPTSGTGFELSAIAAVVIGGASLTGGVGRMSGTIIGALILVTVTSGLIIINIDPNWNQIVVALLIAAAVSLQVLRGIQRRKS, from the coding sequence ATGGTCACGTTCCTCACGCTCGGCTCCGGCTCGCCGACGTCCGGCACCGGTTTCGAGCTGAGCGCCATCGCGGCCGTCGTCATCGGCGGCGCGAGCCTCACGGGCGGCGTCGGACGCATGAGCGGCACCATCATCGGCGCCCTCATCCTCGTCACGGTCACCAGCGGCCTCATCATCATCAACATCGACCCCAACTGGAACCAGATCGTCGTCGCGCTGCTCATCGCCGCAGCCGTGTCGCTCCAGGTGCTGCGCGGGATCCAGCGGAGGAAGTCATGA